The Pagrus major chromosome 24, Pma_NU_1.0 region AGCAGgttataatgttacattattcTTTTAACTGACTGTgttcgtctgtgtgtgtcaggctgGAGCTCTGGTTCACGTCTATAAGGACGGATCTGTTCTGGTCACTCATGGCGGGACGGAGATGGGTCAGGGCATCCACACTAAAATGCAACAGGTACTGTGACAAAGGCCTCTACAGCTCATCACAGGGCCTTTGATCTACGTTATCTGTGAATACAATCTGTATTATTACCCTCCGTCACACCTGCTGcattcaaacattcacacactgcttttctttattggctttatttttaaaaggttaTTGTGGTTGTTACAATATTTTCCTTTCTACACTGGCTTTCATTGGATTATAACacaatttataataataatattatatttttattatattatttagttCAGGGACTTTCCTTTTCTGTGGAGTCACAGGAGAGTCatataaaataatacatctgtaaacaagaaaataaatgtggatATATGagagaaataaatcaaacaatCAGTTTGTTAGTTAGATGGATCGATACGAGAGAAATGATAAGTTaaagacaaataacaaaatatgaaagaataattttcacatttgctcatttatttctgtatataattgtttatttatatatattttaaatctaTGTTTTGCATATAGATTActcaatttaattaattttaatccATCTGAGTCTTTTCCCTGTTGCTTTTGCATTCACACctgagctttttcttctttaaaggaTGAGTCAGGTGATATTCAGGTGATTTAAAGGACCAAAACCAACAGTGGATGTATCCATTAACATGTCACgataacataaatatataaaatattgcTCGTATTCAGCTCAGGGGTTTGTTTCCTGTCAGGTGGCGAGTCGGGAGCTTCATATCCCGCCCTCGAAGATCTACATCAGTGAAACCAGCACCAACACTGTTCCCAACACCTGCCCCTCCGCCGCCTCCTTCGGTACTGACGCCAACGGCATGGCGGTCAAGGTCGAGTCCCGTCTGTCAAACAGCTTCTGCTCCAGATGACAGTTCAATCTGAAagacttaataataataatatatcattTGAATCTGTCTTTTATTCAGGATGCCTGCACGACTCTGTACCAGCGACTGGAGCCAGTCAGGCAGAAGAACCCCAAAGGATCATGGGAGAGCTGGGTATGATGTTAATAAGAGAAGAAAACATGGATTCTCAGTGATCACCGagacaaatgtatttctttattctGTCTTCAGATCACAGCAGCGTACTTTGAGAAAATCAGCCTGTCAGCGACGGGGTTCTACAGGTACGACGGCTCAGTCAAGTCTGATCGAACGTGTTTATTGATGAAGTGACggcaacaacttcctgtttgtcctcAGGGGTCCAGATCTCTACATGGACTGGGACAAGATGGAGGGGCAGCCTTACGCCTACTTCACATACGCAACGTGTTGCTGTGAGGTGGAGCTGGACTGTCTCACTGGAGACTACAGGGTCAGAACCGAACCGTTACAACTCTTTTATTTGAACTCTGAACCGACTCACTgaacctttttttgtttgtttgcttctcGTAGACGGTGAGGACGGACCTCGTGGTCGACATCGGTAGAAGTGTGAACCCCTCAGTGGACATCGGCCAGGTGAGTCCAGAGCAAGAATAAATTCTGGTTTTAATTAACGGCTTATTTAACAGATACCCAATCATTTAAAGGTTCAGATATGCAGCTGTTATATGTTAGGaaggtttctttctttctttctttctttctctctttctttttttaagcaaaCCCATACAATAAGTGGGTTCgatttttctcctttctctttcttttcttcactgttgcctctctttcctccctctgtcaGATTGAAGGAGCGTTCATGCAGGGTTTGGGTCTCTACACTATGGAGGAGTTGAAGTTTTCCCCCTCCGGGCTCCTGTACACTCGAGGTCCGTCCCAGTATAAGATCCCTGCGGTGTGCGACGTGCCGCTTCGCTTCAACGTTTATCTGCTGCCCGACTCCCACAACCCTCACGCCATCTACTCCTCCAAGGTCAGAAGTCACAATGCCTCGATGATCTTTCTAAAAcagttcactgttttttttcttacctaACGAGTAACATCCCCGGCTCTGCAGGGTATCGGAGAACCCATCCTCTTCCTGGGCAGCTCCGTGTTCTTCGCTATCAAAGACGCCGTGGCTGCGGCTCGCTCAGACTCCGGTTTGGTCGGCCCGTTTCCTCTGGACAGCCCCGCGACGCCGGAGAGAGCCTGTCTGGCTTGTGCCTCCCCGTTCACCCAGAAGGTGATCTactgacaaaatgtattttttcagcaTGTAAAAGGAGAAACCTCTGGATGCAGCCTTAAAATAAACTGCTAATTCACCCAAATAATTGAATTTTTTGTAtctttccttgttttttccGTGTTTTGTCTGAGAATAAACTCATAAAATAAGCCAAACTTGAAACAATATTATAAAATATCATGATTCCTGGCCAAACGTTCCCCACAAATGCAttgatttctctttctcttcatgttttatttccagATTCCAGTGAGCAAACCAGGATCGTTCAAACCGTGGGCATTAAACATCTAACACCTAACCATGCTTGTTagttttaaatgtaatcaaatcaAACTGACTGTGAAATCAATGTAACCGACGATGATTAAGCGAAGCAGCTAATTTTCTTATACTCCATAAAACCTAATACACTTGAATTTAGTTTAATTGCACATGTATTCTCATTTTTAACAGTGTACGATATGAAATGACTGCAGTATGACCACTAAAATAGCCGCTGATGTCGTACCAAAGCTTCCCccagtcctctctctctctgtgtgctgcAGCGACAACCACAAATGTACCATGTATTTACTTTCTTTGTATACAAAGGTCTCATTTTACACTAAATACACAAGATTAAAAACTTTTACAAATATCTTTACTTAATGTTCTTGAAGTTATTTAAGTTGAAAGTGTCCACATGTCATTTTATCTTTTGATATTACAATAATATGTCTACAAAAACTCTCAGCAGCGAGTCTGACGGCAACACTGTCTAACAGACTTTTTAGTTCAGGCTCCTGTAACAACAGCTAAAATATCattcttaatttaaaaaacgaaagaaagaaatatattgCAAAAAAAAGCCAATTAATGGCAATGAACAGATTGATGAATGTGCCTCCCTTTTTCCCAATGACAATGAAGATCAGCTCGCTTGGTGAAGACAAGtcagtgtgaagctgcagctttGTGTCGGAGGAGGAAAATAATACACTGTTTACCTTGAAATTCAAAACAATCAATGGTTGTATATTAAAATTAGAAGCGGTAACAAATAGAttgacaaataaatacaaatatttaaaatggcACACAAAAAAGATGCTCAAAATGAGTTGGAGATATTGGGACATTTAAGTGTTTCACTtggttgtttattctgtgacgtatctgaatttttattttgtgctttggtccccaaaaataatgtgaaacaaTTAATTTGATAATTATTGATATATATCACACCCATATCTCAATACCCCTAACTAATTGTGAGTAGTGTACAtagaaatataattaatttaatgtaattgatgcatttttaaccctatttttaaaaacaattacattaaattGTCTTTATTACACTTTAAATAATGCTAAAATGTATCAAATCAActgagaaaaatattaatatatttacaattttttaaatgtaaaaaaaatcagtgtaaAAGAAGTGTAAACACACgataattaaataaacaaaataaaaactttaagtgactttttccttttttttccgtCTTTGTGGGGCGGAAATCCCCTTTAAATCGCGCATGCGCAGAGGGCGGAGCCTGCGGAAGTTCTGACGGGAAGGTCTTTTTGTTTGGGCCGCTCACACACTCGTCACTTGCTCAGATTCCCCTGGTTAACAACCGTTTTTTATCTGCATTAATTTCGGTGAGTACCTGTATTTCTACCTTTCTTACCTGCGCCGTCACGCGCCTCACCTGGCCCACAAAGACGCCATTGTTCCGGGTcggtgtgtgtaaaaaaaaaaaagaagcgtTTATTTAATCGGGAACGTCGCCATCACGGGCGAGTTTTTGGTTTTTTCTCTCcggctaggctaagctaacttAGCTTTAGCCTCGTTGTAAGCTAGCTCGCTCGCACACTGGACGATTGCCTCGACGTGAATTCAAAGTGTGTAGTGACACTTCGACGGGAAGTTGTGTTCAAGGGCAGATGAACACATTATGGTGGATTGTGGTGGTTAAGTTGTGTATTTTGGGTTAAATTTAAAAGTGGAGAGCCGGTTAGCAGGCCCCGGCTAGTTAGCTCTGGCTCAGCGCATGGTGAGGGCCGAAGTTAGCCAGTGCTAACCTACAATTAGCCAGCTGTAGCTGTGGGAAATCTCAGTACTCTCAAGCTTATTTTTATCTTTCACTCCTCAACAAttcactttaatatttttttcacaagtgtCGCACTTTTTAATGAAGGTCAAAACTCTTTAATTTTCCTGATTAATTACAGGATCCAGATCCAGTGTAACACCTCGTATTGTCTTTTGTCTGTGTTGTCTACCTTTTGCTATTGTGtagttatttataaaaacaCTTGTTACTTGTAATCCTGTAACTTGGAAATGATAAATATGAGTTTGAAACTCATTTGATTCTTGTAACAGTAATGTTTATGCCAAATGTACATGAATCTGACTCTGTATTGTTGTATTTATAtgtagtttttaaaatatttaagttGGCagttcattaaaataaatacaattggCACAAAAGCTCAGTCATTTTCTCAAATAATTGGACAGAAGTTTTTAGAAAAGGTGACCGACATACACAAatgctgctgctttttcatCTAAATCACCATTTTAATCCTTTTTCTAAAGCTAAAGATGCACATTTAGCCACAGGAGTTCAACTCTATTGTCAAACTGGAGTTATGTAAGAATAATTTACAGCCAAGCACTCATGACAGAGACATGGCACTCGCCCGAGTTACACCCAAACCTAACAATACCAACATAATTAAAGGGAACGCTGTGTGGTTCTCACTCTTGTGTCGACACGCCGTCTGAGCAAACATTAACCGTCTGTGTTTTTATCCATTTCAGGGTGTCTTTTATGAATAATCAAAAGCAGCAAAAGCCAACGCTAACAGGCCAGCGTTTCAAAACGAGGAAAAGAGGTTTGTGTTCATCTTTTGCTGCTTTGCATGCGTTCTGCTTTGCGTATCCGACTATGTCCTAATTCGTGACATGtgtgctctttttctttttttccccccttccaACAGATGAAAAGGAGAGATTTGACCCTACTCAGTTTCAAGAAAGTATCGTACAAGGCTTGAATCAAACTGGCACTGATTTGGAAGCGGTCGCGAAGTTCCTTGATGCCTCTGGCGCCAAGCTTGACTACCGCCGGTATGCAGAGACACTCTTTGACATCCTGGTGGCCGGCGGCATGCTGGGTGAGTtgtgttaaaaacacacatttcatgtTTGACGTTCACTCTTTTCTCTGGAGTTTGTAAATcctgaaaatatttgaaaataacCTGGAAAAGCAGATCAAAGTCTAGAGTACAGGCATGGTAAGTTTGGTAGAATGATTGTTTAAAGAGCAGGAGAgtatttttgttgatttaaaaacacatcaagttTGAATTGTTatgcattattttcatttgaggTTTAGCTGCTAATAGTATCTATTGTTCTTATATGTTGGATCACTTTTGAGCTCCTAATCCGATTATATGCCTTAAAAATCATGTAATGTGAAGTCTTTTAGCTGATATTAAACAGCTGTACCTTACTTAGGAAAGGTCAGATGGGGACAAATTCATATTGAACatccaaataaatgttttgaaatgaaaaaactaaACTTCTTGCGGTTCTGACTGAGACCACAGTAGACACACCAAGTCATTTCTCTAAATGTGATGTGCACAGGAAGTAGACAATCCATGTTATTAACGCAGGCAGTCCCTTTTTTGacttgtattgtttttatttcctgtcctGCAGCCCCAGGAGGGACTCTGTCTGACGACATGACCCGCACCGAGTTCTGCCTCTTCACGGCACAAGAAGACCTTGAGACGATGCAAGCATATGCTCAGGTATAACACACTCCCAGCTACTGCTTTTACCAATTTACAAGCACTTACGAAATATCAGCAGCCGTTGATCCattcaataatattttaatgcagatgtTGGAGGGAAACGGACAAGAAACctttttacaaagtgcttctTTTCTCCACCGTAACAGGTTTTTAACAAGCTGATCAGGCGTTACAAGTACCTGGAGAAGGGTTTCGAAGAGGAGATCAAGAAGGTGAGCGTTCAAAAATAATGTTGCCAGAACATTTCTGTTCAGACTGGGCCACAACTTGTTGTGCTGTTTGGAAATGTCTCTCAGATGGGCGTGTGTGTCATTttaatgtgcagtttgttcCTGACTTGGCAGTTTGACAGTAATTCAAGTTAGACAGTCATTTCACAGATATTGATTCAGAGTGCGGCTCCTCATTTTATAGTGGAAACCTGTAAAATTAAAGGTGAGACGGGACAGGTTGGCAAAAAATGGAGCTGTGACACCTGACAAATGCCAGAAAGTGTTAAAAATCAGGTTGATATTGAAACGGCTTGTTTGAAATAATCCGTTCAGTCATAGACTAAAATAAGAGTGAATATTTGCTTTTAgttaaattatataaaacattaatCCTCTTGTGTCAGTTTTACTAAGCACCTTAGATTTAGTAGGAAAACTGATATTGAATCAACAGTTCTCATGTTGTTGTGGCAGGTTTTGTCTTTATCAGCAGTTGAAGTGTTAATAAAAGTCTTCTCGTAATGTGGGAAAGCAATAACACGGTGTATAAAGCTGATCGTTTGCCAGCTACATGACAATAAAGAAGCCACACCTGCAGGACTTTACACAGTTTGACTTTGATTGTAAACTAACCAGTGTAACTTGTACgcacaacaaaacagtttgtttttctccgTCTTGTCTGTAGTTGCTGCTGTTTCTAAAGGGATTCACTGAGTCTGAGCGCAACAAACTGGCCATGCTGACTGGCATCCTGCTGGCCAACGGCAACATATCAGCCTCTATCCTGAACAGCCTCTACAACGAGAACCTTGTcaaggagggtgaggaggaaaaCTTAGCGAGAACGGCTTTAGGTCCTCCCAAAACGGACAGATTAAAGAGGATGCCAAGTTTACTTAGACATGTGACACATGAAACACGaaactgttttttcttaaattttaCTCCCTCCTTAATTCAGTTGTGGTTGTTTATAGATCATTAATGTCTaatttaaagctactacaaaaaactttgcttttttgttgATTGTAGCAGcctctgtggacaaaagatgatAATGGTGAAGAGATTGTTTTAGtgtcagttcatcctcagcactccactcCTTTTTATGACGTATCCAACGAACAGACCTTAAGAATAActatacagaaatagccaatcttctcatTAATGGTCTCATTTCCTTATGTAGGTCATGTAGAGGCATCAGTATGAAGTTGAGACTGTCTCAtaaaccagttaaaagttccttgtagtaggTTTGTTTAATGTGATGAAGGGAAATAATAATTTTCGGTGTATATTTGTTTATAAATTAGTAATTTACCACAGACGCAAGTTGCAGAAAAAGCTTGAATTTACTATGAACACGTCTAAAATCCAACCATCAACAACAGAAACTGAATTTGTCTCGTCATTTCTGTTCAGGAGTATCTGCAGCCTTCGCTGTCAAGCTGTTCAAGTCATGGATCAATGAGAAGGACATCAACTCAGTTGCTGGCAGTCTCCGCAAAGTTGGCATGGACAACCGCCTGATGGTAAAAGAACCGTCATGATCTAAGATGTCTGCAGAAATCATCAGATATCGGTGTACGTATTAACTGTTAATGTCTCGGTCCAACAGGAACTCTTTCCTGCCAACAAACGGAGCTGTGAGCATTTTTCTAAGTACTTCACCGACGCCGGGCTGAAGGAGCTGTCCGACTTCGCGCGCAACCAGCAATCCATCGGCGCCCGCAAAGAGCTGCAGAAGGAGCTCCAGGAGCAGATGTCCCGCGGGGACCCTCAGAAGGAGGTGAGGCTGCTGACAATAAGaagttaaatgtaaataaattcCCATCTGTATTTACAGCCTGGCTTTCGGAGCAATTTGTCCACATAAGATGCAAATACACCTGCAGGAGCGTGACAACAGAGCAAAGGGTGTTCACATTTAGTTGAATCTGATAACAGCATTCTGTGAGCTGTCACTATCTTGTTTGATGTCTATCAGTCGGTGCAGGTGAAGGTCTGACTGTCACCATTGTTCCTCTTTCGTAACAGACTTTTTTGTGTTGGCAAACGTCCTCACTCTTGACACTTTCCCTCTTTGCCACGTTGCATCATCATTTTGTCTGTCGCACCAGACGATTTCTACTGAACGCGACAATGACAAAAGCGGCTACACAATGACTCATGAAGTTGAACACACAGTAAGGGTTTGTCTGTGGTAATGGCGGCGTGACAGTAACCATTTTAAAACAACCTACATTCCAGATTGTGACTGTGAATGCAACGTTTAGTGTCTGAGAATAAACTCTAACCCAGCTGTTTTCTCCCTGTCGGTGCAGATTATCGCCTTCACCAAAGAGGAGATGAAAAAGGCCAACCTCTCTGAGCAGGCCATGATCAGCATCATCTGGTCCAGCTTGATGGGCTGCGTGGAGTGGAACAAGAAGGAAGAGCTGGTGACCGAACAAGCCATCAAACACTTGAAGGTAAGCAGCACTGGGAAGCTGTTCAAAAGTGTTTGTTCTCAAGGATTAGGCAAGAACTTGTGAAGTTTGCCTCGGTGGCTGCAGGTCCTGACACGTCAGaaaatgtttggattttaaggCCTCAAATGTTTTTCAGTGCTTTCTTCAGCCATGCAGTGTTCAATATTCTGTTGGGAGTGAGTGCAgtcaagtttttcttttttaattcgGTAGAAAGACAAAATtctgcaacagaaaaaaacgCTGAAATAGTCGGGATGTTTGACCGAGTGGGATTAGTCTttcatgtggggaaaaaaattgcaAATTAGAAAAGCAGAAGCTCTGGTTTTATTCAGGTACAGGCTAGGTGGCTTAATTTATATCGCACATTTCAAACATAGAGGCAGTTCAAAGGAAAACATTAAGACAACGTTAAGCAAAAAAAGAACAGAGAACTTGAAATGTTAAGtttgatgaaataaaataccAGTGTAAAAGGCCTGAAATGCAGTTACAGAGctgaaataaagtaaattaaaggCCGGTTCATCTTGTTCGGTTCTTCCACCAAAATCTAAAGGTTCCTTCtgggttatttattttttgcaattgCATTTATAGACACAATTTAGATTTGATGATAAAGACTTTGAGTTTAGGTTCTTTAAACAAGCTTGAATTTAACTCCTTAAAGGGGTTAAAGGTGATTTGTCATATACAACACAGGGCTGCatcacaaaatgaaagtttgtaaactccaTGCTACATGAATAGATCTAATGCATAGTTATTATATAGTTATAGAGCTGGATGAGCCCTGGTGTAAATAATTAGTATAGAAATTGAGCAATCGGACTAATGTGCTGAGTCCTCTTGTCTCGTCCCCTGTAGCTGTTCTTAGAAGCACCGACCTGTTGGAGCCTGAGTAGTGCTCAACATGTTCGTTGAATTTAGGAGGAACCATTACATCACTTGTTTCATTCAGGCCTGTTTCACTCTGTCGAAGCGGAGTACAGCACTCCGCTCGTGTGAAGTTGAGAAAAACAATTTGTACTGTTAATGTGATCATGGGGGGTGTGAAACCAGACAGAcgggaacaagaacaacaacgTTCTCAATTAGAAATGTGAAGAGGAACTTAACCAGCTGTCTCTGCTTAAAAAATATGATTGTCCTTCTATAAATCAAGGTTATTATAGTTAAATacaattcaattaaaaactaaaaggTGTTAACTGACCACATGTTTGATTTTACAAGGTTTTGATTTCAAATTTGATTCAATTTCGTATTCAAATACCAATTTTACTTGGATTTTGAAGAAATTCTGGTGGAAATAATACTGTAAACTGTACAAAGAACTCTgaccttttttgtgtttgaaacaATCTTTGGGCCTTTTGCGTATAGATTTCAGATATTACAAGGTGCCTTCAAGTGCACTTTTATATCTACCCGCACTTGGCAGAAATGATACAACATAAAGTCTTAATAACTCAGTAATAACTGTAGAACATGTTAACGCagtacattttaataatttatgtGCAATGTCCCGTTTTCTGAACACTAACACAAAGATAAAGGACAGTATCGTCAGTCTAAAGCTTTACAAAAATTTGCAGTGTAGTAACTAAAACAAATTTAATGCAACAAATTCTCAGATTTTATGTAAGATGTCCCTTTTTCTAAAGGCGAAGACAATGATTCATAACGGTAACCTCAGCAAAGAGGTTTACAATGCCGCATAAAGCCTTGTCCCCTGTGTTAATGTTGTTAACACGGGGGTTAATTTAATGTTGTTAATTTTGGACTCAGACACACATCCACAGGAAAGGGCATACATTAAAGATCGATCTTGggaaactaataaaaacaaaagtgaaacgAGCAAACCAACTctgaaaattaacaaaaactaGATTGAATTTAAAACGAAATAGGAACtagaaaacaataataacataccttcatgttttctctggttTCTGCAGCAATACAGCCTTCTGCTGAAAGCCTTCACCTCCCAGGGTCTGTCCGagctcagcctgctgctgaaGATCCAGGAGTACTGCTACGACAACATCCACTTCATGAACTCCTTTCAGAAGATCGCGGTGCTCCTCTACAAAGGTCGGTGTCTCGTCCTGCAGAGGAACATTCAGCTGCCCAATAATTAAATACGTAAACCATCCACTGACAGTTTGTCTCGTTTTGTTTTAGGTTTATGAAAATCCGTTCACTTTTAACGCTGACAAGTATGAggtcatttttcaacatttcttgACCTTAAAATGTTGTACCTCCTAATGCTTGGTGTCATTTTTAACTAAACTCTTGCAAGTCTGCTTCTGATTGGTGCACAGACTTCTCTAAAAAACCCTTTGATAAGACataaactttttgtttttaagaaaagtAAACATAAGAAGCAGTACTTCCCACCAAGCATCAGttaacagtttttcttttaagtgatcctttttaaaaaggcacaTTTCAGGCACTTTCAGTTGTAATATTTGTCGTCCTGACgctctccttttcctcctcacagCGGATGTATTAAGCGAAGAGGCCATACTGAAGTGGTACTCTGATGCCCACCTCTCCAAGGGGAGAAGCGTTTTCCTCGAGCAGATGAAGAAATTTGTCGAGTGGCTGAAAAACGCAGAGgaaggtaaaagaaaaacacacaccgCTTCACCCTGAGGCCAAAAACCTCTCAGATATTTGACTTGTTGTATCAGAAGATGTGCGATCATGACAAAATTTAGCCTTTATTGGGGTCAGACTTTTgttacataaagaaaaaaatggctgCTGTAGACTTTTTATGTATTAGGAcagttattgtaaatataagctcgcaaatgtcttcaaaatagtgaaaaaaccTACACATATTTCAAAAATTTGGCTCCATGACTTGATCACAATTGTTGCCGTGTAGTTTTCTTTATAGttgatgaattatttaaaacattatgatTGTTGTGCATGTAACTTCCACGTTCAATAtgtcaaaacacagaaatgtgccTTGAATTTGAAGGTTTTCTAAAAGATTGTTTTGGCGAAAGCGTGAAACAGCAGGGTGTCTCTGTAGAAATCATGACACGGTGAGGTTAGGAACCATCTTCTCTCAGTATCGCCACGCAGAAGGACGCCTGCATTTACTCATGGAAGGCGCCAGCTAACTAGGTGATCACTTAGCCTGAAATAGATTTTAAAACgctgtttcttctctctgcagagtcTGAATCGGACGAAGAGGAGACGGACTAAAACCTCCACCGCCAgatgagcttttttttccttttttatttttttttcctaagtAGCAGCAGGAGCAGtaaagtctttttttctccccttttctctcttctacCTCCTGTTACTTCTTCTTTATCTCGAGACACGCTCTCTTCCACCACTCCAACACATTTGAAcgtttattttaacaaaatgaaaaggGCTCAGTCCTTACTCGTAACATGTTTTGATGTCGCGGCTCGACGTGGAAAACGATGAATACTcccctctttattttttttggtaCTATCATTGTTGTAACGCCTTCTGTAATTTGGATACAAAACATTCCATGGGATCTCGATGGCCGCTGCTTTGAATGAATCTGAACCAGGATTTCGCATTTTTGCCATGCGACTACGAGGCCGACGAATATTAATGCGATTTtgccaaagtttttttttttttttttttttttaaatctcccctttaagtttttatttggCCCGGCTCATGTTTTGGCTCCTGTTGGGTCTTAAACTTCGCCTTCTTTCTTGACTTTTGGGTAAACCTGTACGGCGTGTCGAGGTCGCTCCGTCAGTCCGTCAGAGGACACGCCCCCCTGTAAGATGCCTCGCCAGCTAACTGATTATTATTGGTTTCTACTTTCTTTAATCTGATATAAACCGATTGacttttttatgaaataaagattattgaaatgctttcactgtgtttttttgtttgtgtggagcTAAATACTGTAACTGCACTCATGTGACGCGATACCTGCAATTTCTTAAACACTTTTTATGTCAGAATGAAGCGTGAAAACATTTAATACCTGAAGTCGAACCTTACAGCTTAAACAGAACTAAACGTTTAGCTTTTTAT contains the following coding sequences:
- the LOC140991996 gene encoding eIF5-mimic protein 2-A-like, whose translation is MNNQKQQKPTLTGQRFKTRKRDEKERFDPTQFQESIVQGLNQTGTDLEAVAKFLDASGAKLDYRRYAETLFDILVAGGMLAPGGTLSDDMTRTEFCLFTAQEDLETMQAYAQVFNKLIRRYKYLEKGFEEEIKKLLLFLKGFTESERNKLAMLTGILLANGNISASILNSLYNENLVKEGVSAAFAVKLFKSWINEKDINSVAGSLRKVGMDNRLMELFPANKRSCEHFSKYFTDAGLKELSDFARNQQSIGARKELQKELQEQMSRGDPQKEIIAFTKEEMKKANLSEQAMISIIWSSLMGCVEWNKKEELVTEQAIKHLKQYSLLLKAFTSQGLSELSLLLKIQEYCYDNIHFMNSFQKIAVLLYKADVLSEEAILKWYSDAHLSKGRSVFLEQMKKFVEWLKNAEEESESDEEETD